The nucleotide sequence TCCCACTTCGTGGTTATAGACGCCCATGTCGCGGGCCAGCATTTTGAAGCGGTTGTCTTCGCGCCACACAAAAGCATCCTCGAACTGCTTGTTGTTGCCTTGTTTCGAGAAGTCGATAACTGGGTTGCCGGCGTATTTCACGTACGGGCCTTCCAGTTGCTCGGCCACCGCCAACCCATACTTCCGGTTGCCCCGGATGGTGGGGTCGGTGGCCGTGAGGTAGTCCTGCGTGTTCCACGACTTGTAGTACAGCCAATATTGGCCGTTGGGGTGCTTGATGAAGGCCGGGTTGGTGGTGCAATGGTCGTCCCAGGCGCCGGCGTCACCGGCTTCGAGCAGGGGCTGGTCGGGGCGCTGCCAAGGGCCGTTCAGCGAGTCGGCGGTGGCCAGGCCGATGCGCTTGGTGTCGGTTTTGCCGTTGGAGTTGCCCATGTAGAACAGGCAGTACTTGCCGTCCACGAACTGAATGCTGGGGTTGTGGCAGGTGGTGGCATCCCAGTAGCCCGGCCCGCGCGGCGCCAGCACCGTTTCCAGATACTGGAACGGACCAGCAGGCGAATCAGCCACGGCGTGGGCAATTTCCGAGCTGTTGAGCCAGCCGCCCATGCCTTTGGCCTTAGGCCAGCGCGAGAAAAACACGTGCACTTTGCCGTCAAGCCCATATAGGGGTGAGTTGCACCATACGTACCACTCAGGCAGTTCCAGCGCCCGCCCCACGGGCTTGAGGTGCTTGCTGAACTTGGACAGGCTGTTTTTCGGCAAATCCAGGAATTTGTCTGCCCCAAACCCCTTGGCGGCACCTAGTGCCTGCGCAAAAGGTGCCAGCACCAGACCCGCTAGAAACGCTCTTCGAGTTGGCATCTATAAGTTGGATTTGGCAATTTCTACGGCGTATATCTGGCTCTTGCCCTCGAAGTTGGCGCGGAAAATAACCCACTTCTCGTCCGGCGAAAAATGCACATTGGGCTCTAGCGCGTAGTCATGCTGCTTCATGTTTACTAGCTTCTCCGACGTGAACTTCACCCCCTGCGGCCGTAGCAAATAGATCCACTTGCCATCGGGAGCTTTCGCCACCGCAGTTTCGTTGCCCCCGTCGCCGGCAAACAGCAGTTGGCTGGGAGAAACCGTGTAGTGCACAGACCACTCGTTGCGCTCCAACTGGCACTTTCTCTCGTAGCCGTTTTTCAAGTCAGTGCCCGACACAAAGAAGGTTTCGCCACGCGGAAGCTGCTGGTCGTACCAGATGGTCTTGCCGTCGGGGCTGAAGAACTCGTGCCCAACGATTTCCATGTCCATGGTGCGCTTGTGCACCAGCTTCACGTCTTTGCTCTGGATATCGATGGTCCAGATGCGGTCCACTTTGTGCCAGGGGCCTTCGTGGCAAAACATGAGCAGCTTCGGATCGGTGGGCGAAAACTGCACGTGGTTCAGCCAGGCCTTGTCGGTGAACAGCTTGTTGATGGTGCCGTCCTGCACGTTCACCGTGAACAGTGTGCGCGGCAGCTTGGCTTCGTAGATGCGGTTGAAATAGTCACTTTTAGCCGGATACTTCTTGGAGATTTCCTTTTCCTCGTCTGTTGCCCACACCCCACCCAGCAGCGTTTCGTCGGCGTTGAGGGTGGTGATGGTGGCTTTGAAGTCAGCAGGGAACACGAAAACCAGGCGGGTCTTTTTGGTGTCCACGTGGGTGGCGTACACACTGTCGCCGGTTTGGTAAAACACCTCCCGGCGCTTGGGTGCCACTATTTCGCCGCTCACCGACGCAAATGCCCTGGTGAGGGGCTGGCTCTGCCGGGTTTTTAAACTCACGACGTAGAGTTGCTTGCCTTCGGGGCTTTTGTGGTAGTACACCATTTTGTCGCCGTCGCGGCCGTTCTTCTTCAGGAAGGGGTTGTTGTGAAAGTAGAAGCTCTCGTTTTCGCCGCTCAACCCGCTCAGCCGCACAATGCGGTGGCCCGTGGACTCATCAATCCATTCGGCCGCGGCCATGGGTTTCTGCGCGCCGGTAGCTAGCCTTTGCTGCGCCTGGGCACGCCCGCCAAGGTGCAACAAACCGCTGAGCAAGAGGAAGGACAAGGTTTTTTTCATTGGATGGGCAGAAAGTAGGGGGTTATTTCAGCTGTTGGTAAGTGGGTTGGAGGAGGCGTATGGCTTCCGGCACAT is from Hymenobacter tibetensis and encodes:
- a CDS encoding glycoside hydrolase family protein is translated as MPTRRAFLAGLVLAPFAQALGAAKGFGADKFLDLPKNSLSKFSKHLKPVGRALELPEWYVWCNSPLYGLDGKVHVFFSRWPKAKGMGGWLNSSEIAHAVADSPAGPFQYLETVLAPRGPGYWDATTCHNPSIQFVDGKYCLFYMGNSNGKTDTKRIGLATADSLNGPWQRPDQPLLEAGDAGAWDDHCTTNPAFIKHPNGQYWLYYKSWNTQDYLTATDPTIRGNRKYGLAVAEQLEGPYVKYAGNPVIDFSKQGNNKQFEDAFVWREDNRFKMLARDMGVYNHEVGLYLESKDGKEWTFPKVAFLPLRAYGVQEPPAPKNLKRYGRLERPQLLMRNGKPEYLFGASQGGTSMTASAFVFKIT
- a CDS encoding oligogalacturonate lyase family protein — encoded protein: MKKTLSFLLLSGLLHLGGRAQAQQRLATGAQKPMAAAEWIDESTGHRIVRLSGLSGENESFYFHNNPFLKKNGRDGDKMVYYHKSPEGKQLYVVSLKTRQSQPLTRAFASVSGEIVAPKRREVFYQTGDSVYATHVDTKKTRLVFVFPADFKATITTLNADETLLGGVWATDEEKEISKKYPAKSDYFNRIYEAKLPRTLFTVNVQDGTINKLFTDKAWLNHVQFSPTDPKLLMFCHEGPWHKVDRIWTIDIQSKDVKLVHKRTMDMEIVGHEFFSPDGKTIWYDQQLPRGETFFVSGTDLKNGYERKCQLERNEWSVHYTVSPSQLLFAGDGGNETAVAKAPDGKWIYLLRPQGVKFTSEKLVNMKQHDYALEPNVHFSPDEKWVIFRANFEGKSQIYAVEIAKSNL